A genomic segment from Hypanus sabinus isolate sHypSab1 chromosome 8, sHypSab1.hap1, whole genome shotgun sequence encodes:
- the LOC132397622 gene encoding lectin-like, with amino-acid sequence MFSMPNAFSLVWTLLCSCIQASAEKYQLLGDLPFLAQRQNEVHTIHLYQDQCTRTCISGWTGYNFTCLQFINEEKNWIEAEVYCQVLIPGGHLASIHSKENNDFVLELVQNEGSPHPKIWIGSSDMYEDGTECWTDGSRWDYHYWLTGRPIAGSWCNTMNLDSGFWSDEECTISKFPFVCISHLDHN; translated from the exons ATGTtttccatgccaaatgctttttCATTAGTTTGGACTTTACTCTGCAGTTGCATTCAAG CCTCAGCAGAAAAATACCAGCTTCTTGGAGATTTGCCATTCCTAG CACAAAGGCAGAATGAAGTTCACacgatacatctctaccaagacCAGTGCACCAGGACTTGTATTTCCGGCTGGACTGGTTataattttacttgtcttcagTTCATCAATGAAGAAAAGAACTGGATTGAAGCTGAG GTGTATTGTCAAGTCCTCATACCTGGTGGCCACCTCGCTTCCATACACAGCAAGGAAAATAATGACTTTGTTTTAGAATTGGTCCAAAACGAGGGTAGTCCACATCCAAAAATTTGGATTGGTAGCTCTGATATGTATGAG GATGGTACAGAGTGTTGGACTGATGGATCCAGATGGGATTATCAttattggcttacaggaagaccCATTGCTGGCTCATGGTGCAACACCATGAATCTAG attcTGGCTTTTGGAGTGATGAGGaatgtaccatcagcaaatttccaTTCGTCTGCATTTCCCACCTGGACCACAATTAA